Within Rhododendron vialii isolate Sample 1 chromosome 12a, ASM3025357v1, the genomic segment atttcctttggtacgacacattgtggtaagaaaacgtcaatttatggtattgtcataacaattatggtttgttataaaatttgtggtatttaaatatattttcttttgatatgacacgttgtgttaagaaaatggcaattttaggtgttgtcataataattgtggttattgtataaaatttgtgatattttacaaatatttttggcttgggtataacaattgttgattttggtacggcatattttgattttgttacggaatatcatacgagtcaaaaaaaaattggtacgattcattgtggtaaaataatgccaatttatggtgttgttataacatttgtgggtaacattatttaatttttgatattgtacgtatatatttggttagggtacaagtattatggatttcagtacgaataattatggttacataataacaatattttttaattataggtAACCTGTTaatgttcaacaggtaaattttaatgtataagtcgtaactagaatcataaatatgcattagaaaaccaaaaattggtatAAGGAAAATCACaaagggcaaattatagttacccccctctaactaaccctcgcgtacacttacccccctctaacttctttttttggcacttaaccccctcaaactaattgaaattcaaacggtcataacttcaaacggtcataattttttcgtccaaaatcgaaaatatgcaaattatatatcaatttcgaggtcttgaagtcagctttctaatgacaccaaaatcacatcacgattcaaagcacacagaaagttatgatcaaaacggtctttctgtctaccagcctttactcttttgatcataactttctgtgtgctttgaatcgtgatgcgattttggtgtcattagaaagctaacttcaagacctcgaaatcgatatataatttgcatattttcgattttgaacgaagaagttatgaccgtttgaagttatgaccgtttgaattttagttagtttgagggggttaagtgccaaaaaaagaagttagaggggggtaagtgtacgcgaggGTTAGTTAGaagggggtaactataatttgcccaatcacaaattgtcataatttaagCATACGGTATACCGTGTGTACCATAGTTTCTTCCATCAAATTATGGACATGAGCATATCATTAAGAATAGAGGAACAAACTCTACACAAGGCGAAGGCTACTACGATGGTCATACTTAAGTCACAACCAGATAAAAATCAAATTACATGTTcttgaatttagaaaacaatACTCGCCCCACTAGAAATCCTTTCTTgtttaaatatttcttttttttttttgggtcttttctTCGAAGCCGCATAGAAAGTTCTCAAAGTAGAAAATAAGGAGGGCTGAATAACAGAAGCTTCATCCCAAAACGGAAAACCCCAACAACTGAAAACTATCCTCAGAAGGACTTCAGCAAAACCCACAAACGCAATGAATACCTTCCATTAACTGCTTAATGAACAAAACTGAAGCATTTCTCAAACCAAGATTATACATGTTCTACAAGATATTGTAACGCACAGTGGTTCTGCCAAGCTTCTCGAAACAGAAAAATAATTCTTGCCGAGAAGATGTACGCAGTCTGTTCTAAACTATCATGACATTCCATTAACcagaaaagtttcaaaattctCTTCCCTTGGTTCGAGAAAGATTGGTTAGGCTAATATTGACAGCAACATCTGACTAAACCACTGTAACGGAGGCTCAGCTCAAGATAAAGAACACCTGGGGGAGCACTTTTACTTGAATCTCAACTATTTACAAGTCAAAACACACAGCAGCCCATGCCCCAAGTGTATGCCTATATGTACAGCTTGATCACAAAACCTATCAACATGTCAGCGGTTCACAGATTCCTCTCATGTGGTTCAAGCCAAGTAAATCCCAGGAAATCAAACACTTCTTTTTCCGTCTTAAAATGCAAACTTCCGCTGGCTTTTGTCCCCTGCATGACATGTACAGGAGAGCTGAAAGATGAGAGGCCAACAAAGGGAAAAGGCAAAATAGGTTATATCTAAACCAACTACATACCCGTTTACTGCTAGAACTTTGAGTAGCTGGAAACAGCCCCGTATCATCAAGTCGGTATCCCTTCGAGTCCGCAAGTAATCTCAGTCTGCACCAGAATGACAAAATGGCCAAAAATTAAAGTATCTTCCAGTACAGACCAAAAAAGCTGAAACATGTGGCCAATTAGCATTTTATCCATATAGCTCAATCACTTCACCAAGGACCACTGATGAGTAGTCTTCTTATTTCGGtttccttttgtgattgcaGAAAGCATATTCTACGCTCAAACACAAACATGCAATGGTAATACTTAAACATAACTGTGAaagtatttttcatttattagaAGTTAGGAAAGTCTTGTCTAAATCAAAAGATAAAATGAGCATACCTCCTGTTTAACACATCATTCCCTGTCCAAGCTATTAGTCCAAAAGCATATATGTCCCTTGGATAAACCTATGAAGCAGAAGAGAATTTAGGAAAAGCAGCCAAACAATAAATTTCTGCAATTATTTACATCCCAGAGAGGATCAAATGCGGCTCGCCAAGGAAATCAGATGTGGAAAGTTATCTACCACATAGGATTTATTTTGGAAATTAGGTGGCTCATCCGAGAAAATAACTCTCCAGttatcacaaaacaaaaaatcactaTCTATGTGAAATAGACAAATTTGCAGCTCAAAATGATGGTAACTCTTAAGTGCACTCGCAAGATTTCCACTTGAAAAATTCTTCAGTTACTAGCATTCTTGGTACTATTTATGTAAACTATGCTTGCATGAAGACAAAAGTACATGTCTTCgctgataaaagaaaagaaaaaagagtagaAGTCTTCGGCCAGAATCTGGAATTTAGTGGAATCCCTTACCTATTCAACTGTAGAGTAGGGCTCGTCAAATTACCTTGAAATCTATACGATGTCGCAGCTCTCGACCAGGATATGTGTAAAGACCAAAATATGTATCAACTCCCGCATCAGTACCCTGCATTTTGTTGTATTCAGAGGGAAAGGGCTTAAGCCACACAAAGGAGCATAGTATGTGCAAGAATCATATATCTTTTGATCTGAACGGGAAATGTTTGCATATTCATTCATATTCTGTTGTCAACAGTATAACATGCAGACCAATCAAGATAAGCAAATATAGTTCCAATATTTCCTAAATtctggaacaaaaaaaaaaacacaaaggctttgttcggttcgtggtttagttttagttttagttttgttttcaatcattaccctatttctttctccaattattaccctattttttcaattattactttcccatctctctctatctctctccaatcattacccctatcttcaatcattactctatttctctctccacccactaccaaaactaaactaaactaaactctcaaccaaacacaaccaaaaacaaaaacgcTTGATTACAATATTGACAAGATCCTTGGATTGATAAATAAGGCCCTCATTGACCAAAATATGATCGCATCAACATTgtccaaaaaccaccaaaactatattttgttggtttaatttttttttttttttgaaaagttttgttGGTTTAAATGTTGCAGCTGATATTCACAAGTAAAAGACCATGCAGTATCCACTTTAAGGCATCCAACATCTGGTTTTCACTACTAAGAAATGTATTTGCTACTCACCTctgagaagaaaaaggaagaggaaaaacGAAGAAAGAAACTACCATTTTGAAGGTTCATACTTATCTATCTTGGATTGGGACATAatgctcggtttggtttgatttatacTTATCTATCTTCCCTGAACTCCTAGTCAAATGTCGACAAAGGCTACGAGGAGAAAAATAGATGAACAAAAATGCATGCATATCGAATGTATATTCTACACCATATTACCTCTTCACTGTGAATACTAAAGATCAAATCTTCCCTTAAGAACTTTATATCCTTCAGATGCTTTACATATTTTCGAAGAAAGCCTATATGACTGGAACAAGAAAGAGAACTGATCAGCCTTCCAGAAATAGCATTAACATAAATAGTAGAAAGCAAGGAGAAAACAGTTTCTCTTTAACAAATATGCAAATAACTGCTACTTTGATTCATGCGAGAGAGTATGAAAAACACTGAGAAGTTATAGATAATCTAACCACCTTTATGTTTCCAGGCAAACTATCCCAGGATACAAATGCCTCAAACTAGGAAATAGATGTTGGAGACTCTCGTTCATAACATTAAGGAATATAAAGTCAGGAAATAATTTAGTTTGAGGGACAGGTACCGTAAAACCCACTTAATAATTTGCATAATGTGTTTTCTTGAGCTCAAGAAAATGCAACTTATTCCCTTCTCATGAGGTGTCATCGATGCACACATTTGAATCTGTTAATGCAGTAACCAAGATAATAGAAAAAGTGATCTTGACCTTTTCCCATCAGGATGAGTAATGACAATGTCCAGATCCCCACAAGAGGCTTTTCCACGCCTGTATGATCCTCCACATACCACCATCACCTTCAGCACATAATTCAAAAATCAATGGGGGGCCAACACATAGCGAGGAATGGCTTGATAAGCACCTGATAATGCAATGTAGGGTGCACTagttatctagttttagttaattttatcgttaatttagttgtttttaattacttttgcacgtaaggtagttTGGTTTCGTTTGTGTAGAAACTTGTTCAAAGCAGGAGTTTTTAAGCTCAAGGCTGGCCCAAGATattcaaagttcaaaaatgACCAAGAATGGAGTCATCGGAATCCAATGACAAAGATTCAAGGACCTGGAGGTGACCAGACGCCTCGCCAAGGCATGGTAAAGCAGAGAACAAGACCAAGTCTGAAGATAAGCTTTCGGCATCGATAGACTATATTACATTCAATCGGTACCGACTGGTTTCAGCAGCAGCCCTTGACAACTTCGGCATCGGTAGACAAGAATCTGTTCAATCGGTACCGAAGCTTTTGCACCAGCTCCTTACCTAGCTTGGCATCAATAGACCTGATTACGTTCAATCAGTACCGAGGCCCGTTCATCAGCAACTTATGGCCTTTGCCATCGGTACCGAGGGCTTCGGAGGGCATCTTTGGAGCATCTTTTGGGATATTCTGTGCGCATACCTTGGAGGATATAAAAGGCGTGATGTCATTTGTacaaaaaaagatttgattgcatcatttttagatctagaattagatttgcttgctttttgaattgttcttcatttccagcactttaattttaattttctgccttagttaatttagttttgttgtttttgtcttcattaaagttgtagccgctactccgatctattgtttaatctagttttcttcaagtgttgttatttcactatgcttagtagatttttgcttgctcttatcttcatagatatgtgtgagtagttttctagggttaggtcatgggtgaatagcacctcatggctcgagtaaaaattgcatttttcaccaaaaaagtTCGAATCTTTGGTTTGAAAATCGATGTGTAGTTCAGATTTATTtatcaaattgctaaggtgctaacctccttgatcatgtgtaggtaagagcatcgcctacttaccacacatgatgcttggagctctatCACTCGAggtgtttgctaaataaattctagagctagcttggtaatcaaACTATTTTATCTTCCGGCTTAAGAACCTTAGTTGAGTATCTTAAACCGTGTAATTGGTTGAAAAACGTGACTTTATTCGAGTCATGAGTGTTAGTAACttctagacctaacctgctttttatcctaGTTGATTCCCTTTTAATTtaacctttttattttccacCACATACATAAAACAAAGTTGACtgcctaaaagccgaaaaccttgcttacatctacaaatccatccAAGCCGTATTAAATATTCCCTTGGGTATGATctcggtcttccggattattatgcttcaattggacgtatttaccctacgcttggggtgatcatATTTCAATATGTCGACGAACGAAGCATGGCTCTTATAGGACAGTAGACGTAATTCAAAATTTCAGATCCATATCTTATTAGTTTGGACTAACATGACTTGGCCAAagcaaaataacataaaatccAAGTGCGGAAACATGTCATGGATTTGGCAGCAGTATACCCTATATGGAGGGAAAGGGATGCAAGAATCTTCTCTGGAAAAAAGTGATATTCTATATTGTTCTCAATTGAGAATGATATAAGGTCCATTCCTGGAGGCAAGTAGGAAATAGTTATGTTGGTTGTTAAATACGGTTAGCTTGGAACATATCAAACAGAAGTCCTGAGAAATATTCGGTATCCCTTAACCATCAGTTCTAAAAGGGTGATACCTCAATTTCTAcataaaatcaaaataacatCCATAGGGCTGCTACGTAAACAGAAAATTACCTCGATAGAAACAGTGCACTTAATTCTCATAAAGGACGAGCTCAGTTtcagtttaggcactttcatagggtttagggtgcactttcctattatagtgTAGTGTACCCTAGGGTAGGGTAGGGTactaccctagggtttaggcactttcatagggtttagggtgcactttcctattatagggtagggtaccctagggtaggACACCctaaggtttaggcactttcatagggttttagggtacacttttctattatagggttttagtggtttagatttaggattttaggcactttcatagggtaccctagggtttaggcttaggcactttcatagggttttagggtgcactttcctattatagggttttattgatttagacacttttataggggcaattttgagaaaatattcCGAAAATCCTTAACGGtgcatttctgttttttttggaGTGTGCAGGAAGAGGAGGTCCAAAACAGGAGCTACATGTAAAACCCCCTAGGAAAAACTGAAGATCAAGTGAAAACAGTTTGGTACTTAACTAACAGTGCCAAAAAGCAATCATTTTTGGTGCTGAACATTTATTAAGTGCTCAGATCAAAGTTAATAACTACCTTCTAGTCACCACTGCTCATTTTTAGCATTTAGTGATGAGCCATGTTTAATGAGGTACATTTATTGCTAAATAATGTAATTTTCAAGGACCAAAGTGGGCAGCCTTAAGTGAAAATAAAGCAAGTCAGAAACAATTTAATATGCCAAAAAATAGTTCTCACCCCAGGCAAAATTTCTTCTGCAGCATTCTGTAAAAGATGTTCCATCTCTTGTACCTGTGTAATCAACATGTGCATCACAACATCATCTCAACTTCCAAACTTGCAGAATGTAGAATGAAGGGAACAAAGGTCAGACCTCATGACGTGGAATCCTTGTTTTGATATCATCAAAATATTTCAACCCTAACCTCTGTGAATTTGTTAATGACTTCTCATTCTTCAGATCTTCCAGAGTTCGATGTCCTTTCTCGTAAAGTTTCAGAGCAGTGGCTGGACCAATGCCCCATACTTCCCCAAATAGGCTTATTGTCCGCACCTATAAAAAGAGAACATAAAGACCAGTGAAAATTGAGCAATTTCTGGACTGGAACATCCTATTTACCTTAAATTACTTTAATCAACAGATTTCCTCTTTCATCTAATATTTTAAAGGATGTTAGATATAATGTCCTCCCTTTGATCCAAATAACACATAAAGGGCTTGGCCATTAAGCTATGCAACAACTAACAAGAAAATACATTGTCTATCTACAAATTCCACaattaaaatcaaaatcaaaagaaagtGGACAACGCGTTGAACATCTGCACATCAATGATGAAAAAATAGCAATAATGGGTAAAAGAAACTTTGAGTTTGCTAAGAAGCTTTTCTACACCTTTTCATCTGTTTCAAAGTGCTCCAACTTAGAAAGCTTCCCTGTATTCACCATCTCCTGAATCTGCATGCAAACAGCACTGGCAACTTGAATCCAACGAAGGTGAACAGAGGAACAACTCCCATATGCAGCTAAGCATATGAAATGAGGCACTCATAGTTAATATAGCATAGTCCATAATCCAGTAAAAGAATAGATTTACCTTCagacaaaaaaaacccataaagtTTCAtagaaaacaaaacccaaaggGATTATACTGAAAGAATAAACATTATATAGTCAACCACACATAAAAGTAAACTTCAgattaggcctgtcaatggaccggatccaaTCCTGAAACAATTTGAAAGTTGACAGCCCTACTTCAGATGATATGAACGTTGAGAAGTAATCAACCACGCCAAGGCAAAAATTTGAACGCCGTAACTTTGAACTTAAATATGTTCACTCACATGATCCTGCATTGACTTTCCAATTGCAGGTAGGTGCTTAACCTGATCCACACTTTCAATTCTGAAGGGCAACTTCTCAATTACTGCAATGGCCTTAGAATAGCTGAAAGACCTCCGATCATCACCAAGTGCTACCATTGAAAAGGAGTTCTATTGCATGAGAATTCGGAAAGAGCTAGCTAGTAGCGTCAAACATGTTAACAAAGTTTAACATtggtgaaaagaaaaaagaaaagagatcaAAATCCACCTCTATATATGTTCATAAGTTTCCCAAATATCTCGGTaatattttggttttgatcaggTGGGCTATATGGCAATGATGAGTCTGAAGTTCCAACCTGATTAGAAAATCATAGATCATTTACTTCAAGAAATACTCGGGACAAAAGCATAAGGAATTTAGGGCTGCAAATTCATGTctgagaaagagaaaaactagATAAGAAAGCTCATAAGTTTCACAAGCAATCcaacaaatggaaaaaaaatattacagttTTATTTAGAGAATCAGGGGTAGTAGGACTGCTGTTAACAGGGACCAGAGGGGCGGACAAATCATCAGAACCAATGTATGCATCATTATTAACAGCACTGGCTGTATCTTCTGAAGATACAGTTTTGTGGTATTCTGGAGAGGTTCTGATCCTTTTATGTTGGGACGTTTCAACATCACTGGAATCATGTCCATCAGCACCTTTAGAACCACTTTCCTCCAAAGATTTTTTTGATGAAGCTGCTGCTGCTCCTGACTTCAGTGCTAGGACAAATGGAGCTTCAGATACTTTTTCCCCTATACTCAAACTGTCCTCCAGCCACTTGTAAAGTAGAATACTCTGCTAATAGCAATGAAACATTAAAGTTTAACACCTTAACAAATCTCTCTCTGAGAACAAGAATCCTCAAAATATCATTCCAAAAGTACACTTGATATGTAGCCTCAAGCCTCAACCCGACAGGATAGCCAATTGGTCACTCAGATACTGTGAAAAAATCAGTAGCCAACCAATTCAGGATGCACCAAACTTCCTCCAgaaaaactacaataaaacgaaCTAGCAAGAGTTGGTTTAGAGTAGTCCAGGCCTATGAAATGATTTCAGAAGCCTGGTTACATGGACTCTTGAAGATGTATATAGTACCTATCTAGGTCCTACATGTTTAGTTGAACATTTACCCAGAATGCCTATGTTGTAATTCTAATTTACCATGAACTATACATAGAACTCCTATACCATGCGCCTATTTTGTAATTCTAATTTACCCTAAGGCGCCTCATACTCTTTGTTTCtcctagaaaataaaaatatatccACTAGGAAATTTGAACAAGTTGGCATGTCCTGTGTGGCCGTGTCCATGAGATGGAAATCAGATGAATATAAAACTTGAAACTCAAAAGCACCTGACACCCGTACACttgtccatgtaacataggttaGAAGTCCATTCATACAACACATGGGCTAAAACATCAAAAGGACTTGCCACCCATAAAGCCTTCATCAATTGCCACTAATACTCATGTAAAGCTGCAACATAGAAATATTCTCCACAACAATCAAAGGAGTGATTTATGCGTAGGGGAGTTAAAAGAATGGACTTACAAGACAACCTGCCTAGGTTGAATGAGTGCGACTAAGTTAACAGAGATTTTGGCATGAAGTTAAGATGGGCAACCACTTCTCGTTTGAAGCGGTGCCAAGTATGATTAACAAATTTTCATAAGGTTAGAACTGCATGCTAAAGCTATTAAGGCAACATCGATATATGATAACACCCCCGGTAGGGAGAACTTGAAATCAAACTGCCGGGAGATCGAGTTCTAATGGTAAGTTTCTTTTTCGAAGAAAGAAGTGGTGCTTGTAAGTTCCTCATACGTCAGCGATTTGTTTGGTCTAGGgagtgagaaaagaaagaaagtaatgTGGTATGTCATGTGGTtgagaaaaggaaacaaaaggaatgaTTAGCATTTCTCTCCATCGTATTGGGGAAAAATAAAGCAAAGTATGAGAGACAGGGAATAAAGCCACCAAGGTTACATGTCTTACTTCTTACTGCAATTGTAATCCAGGAATCTTGGAAATCACAACCAGTCAACTTAGTTACTCACCAAAACtcacccttttcttttttgacaaacaGAACTGGTTAAACAAAAGAGTTctccctcctccctcctctctcaCCATTTTacctaattttcaatccaaacatgAGAGTGTGTTCATCTATCACCAAATTACTCACCCCAAATATTGCCACTAAAGATATGTTGCAACCACAAAATAATTCAAGAATAAGGAGTTAAAAGCTCAAATTAGCACGTGTTAAGGAATAAAGAACAATAGGAGATGCCAATAGCAATCCTTTACACAAATACACTGGTGTTGTTCTCCTTAGCTTTTTGTGTTGGCTTTtggcttttttggttttgttcttattcaaactttttacgcgtatttgtgtttgttagttttgcgtcaaacttttgtgttttattgattctccaatgaatcagaaaagtaaaaaaattgacttaccCCCGATATTTTTTGCAAATATCCGAGAAAAAACCTGAAAAGCCCAGAAAGAGTTGTGTGCAAAACTAacgggaaaaaaatttgaataaggacaaaacaagaagaagaaaaaagcccaaaaactaAGAGgaacggggagagagagagagagagagagagagagagagagagagagagagagagagaagctgacTCCTTTGAAGCGGGAGAGACGTTCTCGACCAATTTGCTTAAGAAGAGAGTCTGAATTCATAGCAAAAACATGAGTGACCTTCTTCGACAGCCGGTCTTCAATGCTAGCCCCCATTTGCTCCAATTTCTGCTTCCATATCTTCACAACaccaaagccaaaaaaaataaatagaaatagTTTGAatcagaaacaaaataaaagagacAGAAAGAATACATACTTGTAATCGACGAGGCTGGACACCGGTTTCGGCCAGAAAGACTGCCATCCCGGCGAACATTCCGTCAGGGTCAGACGGCGGTGATTGCTTCTTCGTTCGCTTTGGCGCCATTTCTAGCTTTCGGTGCTTTCAGTTCAgtgtttcttgttcttgttcttcttcttctacaagCGGCCAGAACTCCGGGAAAGACGAACTTACCCCATGTCTTAAAACCAAACTACCGTGAGTACTTATTATCAGACGCGCTCGTGTTTATTTTCACCACTACGCCTACAAGTACAAGGAATGTAACATGGGTTCAGATCCCGTCCAGTATGTTACCCTCCAGTCCCGTCCAGTTCGGCCTTTTGTGAGCCCTTTCCGGGCCCACAATAATGATCAGAACCGTTCAcattttagagctcgtcgaggccaacgaccataccaaaaatcacgttgatcaaaTACCGTTTGTtatcatttcaaaatgcattaatgTTGTCTAAAAAAAAGGTGAGAAACACAGGATTACAACccttcaacaaattttttcaaaCTTAATACATTTTGAAATGATACCAAACGGTATtagatcaacgtgatttttggtatggtcgttggtctcaacgagctctaaactgtgaacggttccgatcattgttATGGACCCAAAAAGGACCCACAAAAGGCCGAACTGGACCGGACTGAAGGGTAACCCCATACTGAACAGGATCTGACTCCATGTAACATCACCACCCACCACTAGAGTGGATACAAATTTTGTGTACATCAAATATACATTAGATTATGTGTGACACTCACTTTGAGATCTCATAAAAATGATCTAAactgttcaatttgtttaaaatattgttttgatGAACTTTTAAAAATGCAGCCTATTTGAATATCGGTAAAGGCTTATTAATTTCCAATTTTTGTTCTTGCAGATTCAGGGATGAGAAATTAATCAAGTATTTGTCAATATCCGCATGAGTTTAGTTGAGTTTCGACGCTAATCAATTGTGTGCGATCTCAAGATTAATCCCGCAAAATTCGATGTATACCAAACGatgtacccatagttttttGAACAGTTTTGCTGCTCACATAGCTGATACACCCAAAgcttgcacatatattttttgtgaGACTCACCTCGCTCCTGCGAAGAGaatctgatttttttgaaaataaattttcaagggTTCTTGAAATAACTTAACTCAatcggatatcgataggtaCTGTTATCTGATCGAGTTcaatttttacaaatttttttataaaaataagtGATTCGGATCATCTTTTAGGACCTGAAATTGACGAAAAAAGACATGTAGGCAAGAAATGTGTGCATCATTTGTGTTGAAGTGTGGACAAGGTTTCGTCCCGTTTGACGTAAAAGGACGGATATAACCTCGCGAACAAACGTGCTTGCTGTGATGAAATAATAACACTGGAACCCTACCTCCGTAAAACCTcttccatccatccatccatccatccatttcCTTGTTCTTCGCCGAAGCAGGGTTTAATTACAGGTTTCCTTAAACCCCCAAACCCAACGCCCATTCACAGACTTCGCACATCGAATTACCGTTCCATCACAGCACAAATTCTGATGATTTTGCATCAGCGTTGCGTCTCAATGCTCCTCCTGTGCAGACAATCGTCTCCCCCAAGACTTTTCTCACCTCTAATAAGCCATTTTTCAtcatctctttcttcttcttcttcttcgcaaTTGCGTTGGCTTAGACCACCATGCCGGAGTAGAACTAGGTCATTTGCGACCTCCGCCGCAGCTGCAGCTGCGGAGGTCGGAGATAAAAGAGGAACGGACACGTTCTTCGCCGAAGAAAGCATTTCTTGGACATCACTCGGAGTGTCTGATCGGCTCTCTCGAGCTCTCAATAACGTCGGCCTCAATAGACCCTCTCTCGTTCAGGTACGCTAACCGGCCGCTGATTTTTATTGAGTTATGGTACAAATGCTTGTAGTAGGATATAGAAACAAAGAGAAGCACGGTTGATTTTGACGGTAACTTCTTTGTTGTGTGAATGAGCTAGGAAGCCAAAGAATTCGGCTTATTTAGATTTTAGGCATACCAAACGCAGCCTAAAGTCAATGACTTCATTATCGGATAACTCAAAGCTAATTAACTAATCCTTGTGTTCCAATCAATTTGGATCAGCAATGGCTTCACTTTTGGATGTTTCATGGAAATTAGATGGCTGTAAAGTGTTTATTTTTAGTCTTAGTTTTGC encodes:
- the LOC131310106 gene encoding DNA polymerase lambda isoform X2 — translated: MAPKRTKKQSPPSDPDGMFAGMAVFLAETGVQPRRLQIWKQKLEQMGASIEDRLSKKVTHVFAMNSDSLLKQIGRERLSRFKGSILLYKWLEDSLSIGEKVSEAPFVLALKSGAAAASSKKSLEESGSKGADGHDSSDVETSQHKRIRTSPEYHKTVSSEDTASAVNNDAYIGSDDLSAPLVPVNSSPTTPDSLNKTVGTSDSSLPYSPPDQNQNITEIFGKLMNIYRALGDDRRSFSYSKAIAVIEKLPFRIESVDQVKHLPAIGKSMQDHIQEMVNTGKLSKLEHFETDEKVRTISLFGEVWGIGPATALKLYEKGHRTLEDLKNEKSLTNSQRLGLKYFDDIKTRIPRHEVQEMEHLLQNAAEEILPGVMVVCGGSYRRGKASCGDLDIVITHPDGKSHIGFLRKYVKHLKDIKFLREDLIFSIHSEEGTDAGVDTYFGLYTYPGRELRHRIDFKVYPRDIYAFGLIAWTGNDVLNRRLRLLADSKGYRLDDTGLFPATQSSSSKRGTKASGSLHFKTEKEVFDFLGFTWLEPHERNL